The region GTGAGGAGGCCGTCTTTGCCACGGGTTTTCACGGTGGTGACATTGGGACCGACCTCAATCCCCTGCCCGTTGGCCACGTGGCAGGCGAGACAGCGGGACATGAAAACGGCACCGCCTGCGGTGGCGTCGCCTTTGAGGGAGAGGGCCGCCTGGAATTTCTTCACCACTTCCTCACGCGATGGAGGAATGACGGTGGCCAGGGCGGTGCGGGCGAGAGCGGCCACTTTGCCATTTTTATGCTTGGCGAGATCCTGGACCTGGGAGGCGGAGAGATCTGCCGCTGTGGGAGCGCCTTCGGTTTTACCCAGGGCCGTCAGCAGAGCCGTGGCGCGATCATCGCGGGAAACGAGGGCTGCCAGGGCAGCGGTGCGGGCCTGGGAGGCGAGGTGAGGCCAGGAGGTGATGAGAGCCTGCGTGACCTCTGGCTGGCTGAAGGTGGCGAGATAGCGGATGGCAGCAGCCTGCAGGGCTTCCGACTGGCCTGCGGCCAAGCAGACCTGCAAGCTGGGGATGGCGGAGGCGGGGCGGGAAAGGGCCACCAGTTCCATGGCGGCGAGGCGGTCTTTGTCGGAAGCTTTCAGATTGGCCACGGTCTCGGTGGCGGCGGCAAAGGCGGGGGTGAGTTTTTTCTCTTTATCCACGGCCTCAAGGGTGGTGCCGGAGCGGCGAAGACCTTCGGCCAGGGCACGAATGGCTTTGGGGGATGGCGAGGCCCCGAGAGACTGGATGAGGGCCGTCACTTCCTTTGTATTGTTGCGGGCGGCGATGGTTTCAATGAGGCCCAGGGACAGGGCTTCGTCAGTTTCCGTCTTGCCGGAGGAGCGGGTCTGATAGACCGCGAAGGCCTGTTCCGGCGGGGCGGAAAGGAGGGCATGACGGAGCCAGTCCTCGCGAGGAGCGATGGAGGCGAGGGCCTGAGCTTGCCCTGAATGGGAAACTTGGCCGAGGGTGAGGGCGAGCTGGAAGCGGACACGAGCACTCGGATCTGCCGTCAAGGTAAGCAGCTTCTGCCAAAGGGCCTCTGGGGATGATGCAGCCTGAAGAAGGGGCTCGGCCAGGAAGATGGCGTGCTCGCGGACATGAGCGTCGTCGTTGTTCAAAGCGATCATGAGGGTATCCGGGCGGAGGGACTTGAGACCCTGAAGGGCATTGAGCCGATGGATGACGGCGAGAGGTTCCTTGAGCTCTGCGAGGTCTTTTTCTAGAAGGGCCACGGCGGCCTTGTCCTGACGCTCATAGAGGAGCCGGGCGGCAGTATCGCGGTGCCAGCCATTGGGATGGGCGAGGGCGGCCACCAACTCTTCCAGACTGGCTTTGTCCAAGGCAGGACGGGTGCGGTAGGGGGCAGCCTTTGTTTCGCCACTTTTGGTTATTCTCCAGATGCGGCCACGATCATTGCCACTGTTGAGGTCGAGGTGTTTCTTGATCTCATCGGGCACGCTCCAGGGGTGCTCGATGACTTCGCGATACATGTCGCAGATGTAGAGGTGGCCATCGGGGGCATTGGCAAAATTGACCACGCGCACCCAGGTGTCCTTGCTGGCGGCGAATTCGTAACCATGTTCATCGGCGGGACGTTCGCCCAGGAGGTCAATGCCGTTGTCGGCATAACGGATCTGTTTGCGATGGATGAGCTGGCCGCCGGCATCGCCGCTGAAGCTGTTGTTCACGAAGTCCGGGCCGTATGCATCGCCACGGTAGATGGTGGTGCCGGTGGCGCCGGTGAAGTAACCGCTAACGCGGCCCCCGCCCTCGACCGAACCTTTGACGACCCCGGCGATGCGCCAGCGGGTGCGGATGATGCGCCAAGGTTCATCCGGGCTGAGGCGGAAGACCTCGGCCGCGCCGCCATCTACCGCGATGCTTTTGCGTGCGGCGGGCATGGAGTAGAGCGGATTCCGGGAGGCATAACGGCCGTCATAGACCCAGTACTGGAGGTGGTCTGAATTTGAGCAGCCGAACTTGCGACCGTAGTTGTCAAAGCTCATGCCATACTGGGCACCGCCGCCCTCAAGACCGAACTCATGGGTGAGCGGATCAAACCAGAAGTCCTTGCCACCGATCTCGATGCCGGGCAGGTCGGGACGTTTGAGGCAGGTGACGATGCCCCGGTTCCCACCACCGGCGAGGATGTGGACGCGGTTGTCCTGGCCCCACTGAAAGCTGTTCATCAGGCCCTGGACATTGAGGATCTTCAGGCCGGTGCCAAAACCGCTGAAGGCCTTTTCGCGGACCTCGGCCTTGCCATCACCATCCTTGTCCTCGAAGCGCCAGATATCGGGCGTGGCACCCACGTAGAGGCCGCCATTGGCCCAGATGAGTCCGGTGGGCCAGGGAAGGTTATCGGCAAAAACATGGCTGGTTTCAAAGAAACCGTCGCCGTCCTTGTCCTCCAGCATGGAGACGCGTCCCAGATGGGGGGTGACGTCACGCATCTCGGAGTAATCAATCATTTCGCAGACGAACATGCGGCCGCGTTCATCAAAGCAGACGGCGATGGGGTCGCGGACGAGAGGTTCATGGGTGGCCAGTTCCAGATCGAAGCCTTTTTTCACCTGCCAGGTGGTGCGGGCGTCCTTGGGCTCCACGGCGGGATAGCGGGGCAGGTCTTTAGCGGGATCCACCTGGACGGCATTTTGGGTGGGACCGTAGGCCTCCGCATGGGTGGTCCTGGACTTGATGCCATTGGCAGGCGGCGGGACTGCCAAGGCGAATCCGGAGAATCCGAGGGTGAGAAGGAGGAACGGCTTCATGAGAGGAAATACCCTGAAACCAACGGTGCAGCGAGCATGGTCTGTGCTCGGCGCATCACAGGAACAGGTACTTTTATCGCGGGTGATGAAAACCAGATGAATCCGCCGCGCCTCGCCAGTCGAAGAACTGAGGAATTTAGACAGCCATCTTCGACAAATGTCACTTCCCCGCCTCGCCATCATCGGAACCGGTATTTCCGGACTGGGCTGTGCTCACTTTTTGCACAAGCTCTATGACCTGACGATGTACGAGGCGGCCGACTACATCGGAGGGCATACAAACACGGTGACGGTGACCGAGGATGGCCAGGAGCTGCCGATTGATACGGGGTTCATGGTCTTCAATCACCAGACTTATCCCCTGCTCTGCCGTCTGTTCAAAGAGCTGGGGGTGGAGACGAAACGGACGGACATGTCCTTCAGCCTGCGGCATGTGCCGACGGGCTATGAATACAATGGCAAGAACCTGGACACGATCTTTGGCCAGCGAAGCAACCTGCTGAGCCCGAGGTTTTGGAAATTTCTGCTGAAGATCAAACGCTTCAACGAAGAGACGGTGGCGGCGATGAATGATCCACAGTTCGAGCACATGACGCTGCGGGAGTATGCGAAGGCGCGGAACTATGGGCAGGATTTTCTGGACCTGTATGTCATCCCCATGGGCAGTGCGGTGTGGTCCACCCCACCAGAGCTGATGATGGAGTTTCCAGCGCGGACGCTGATGCACTTTTGGTTCAACCATGGCTTTCTGGGCATGGAGACACGGCACCCCTGGTGGACGGTGGTGGACGGATCCCGCCAGTATGTGCGGAAGCTGGTGCCGCCATTCTGGGACCGCATCCGCCTGAACACGCCGGTGGAAAAGATCGAGCGGCAGGGGGGCAAGGTGATCATCCATGCCAAGGGCCACGCGCCCGAGACTTATGACAAGGTGATCCTGGCGACGCATGCGCCCACCTCGCTGAGGATGCTGGCCGAGCCGACGGCGCTGGAGCAGGAGCTGCTGCCGCATTTTAAGTACCAGGCCAACATGGCGACGCTGCACACAGATGATCGCTTTCTGCCGACGACGCGCAAATGCTGGGCGGCCTGGAACTACCACATCGAATTCGACAAGAGCGGAGCCATCCAGCCGAGCACGCACTACTGGATGAACCTGCTGCAAGGGGTGTCTGAAAAGACGAATTACTTTGTCAGCATCAATGGAGAGGATGCGATTGATCCGGCGAAGGTGATCCGCCGCATTGCCTATGAGCATCCTTTGTTTGACGTGAAGGCGACGGCTGCGCAAAAGCGGCTACCGGAACTGAACCGGATCTCGCGAGACCAGACGACGTATTACTGCGGGGCGTGGTTCCGCTATGGTTTTCACGAGGATGGCTTCATGTCTGCGGTGAACCTGTGCCGTGACCTTCTGGGGGAGGAGCCGTGGTGACCGCAAAATCCGCCATCTATGAATGCGAGGTGATGCACCATCGGCTAAGCCCGAAGGAGCACCGCTTCAGCTACAATCTGTTTTATCTTTGGTTAGACCTGGACGAGCTGGATGCGCTTTCGGATGGCTTGCGTTTGTTCAAACGGAACCGTTGGGCACTCTTCTCGTTCTTTGATGCGGACCACATTGTGAAAGGGCAGGCCGGAGCACGGGAAAATGTGCTGCAGGTGGCCCGTGAAGCCGGGGTGGATACTTCGGCAATCGCCAAGGTGCGGCTGCTGACCTTCCCAAGGGTGCTGGGATACATCTTCAATCCGGTGTGCTTTTACTACTGCTTTGATGCGGATGAACAGCCGGTCTGCGCGGTGGCGGAGGTGACCAACACGTATCACGAGCAGAAGCCGTATGTGATGACGCAGCAGGAGGGGGATCGGTTTCGGCTGATCACGCCGAAGCATTTTTATGTCTCGCCGTTCTTTGGGCTGGAGCTGAATTTTGACTTCAAGCTGCGGCTGCCCACCGAGCGGCTGGAGATCCATGTGGATGACCGGGACGGGGATGAACGGGTTATGCTGACGAGCCTGACCGGCAAACGCCGGGACCTGAGCGATGCGGCCCTGCTGGCCTGCGCCTTCAAATACCCGCTGCTGACCCTGAGAGTGATTTTTCTGATTCACTGGCATGCTTTCCGCCTTTGGCTTAAGGGTCTACGTGTTCACCGGAAAGCGGACCAAGCCGAACTGCAACGCGGTGTGTACCGCCCCCACCGCTCCATTTCTCCCATCAAGCCATGAACTCGACCACGCTGAGCCTCGAAGAAGACGAAGTCGTCTCACCCGCACGTACCACCTGGCAAGGAGCGGGCTTTTATGAACGGCTAGTGATGAGCACGCTGAAGCAGTTCCCGGCCGGAGCGCTGACCATGACGCTACCTGACGGGCGTGAGCATCGCCTGGGCCAGCGGGACGCCTCGCAGGTGCTGGAGATGAAAATCCACAATCTGGAGTTCTTCCGTCACTGTGCGCTGTATGGGAACATCGGTTTTGGAGAATCCTATGTGCATGGAGACTGGGATGCGGAGGATGTGGCGGGAGTGATCGCCTGGTTCATCCAAAACATCCATCAGACGCAGGGCAGCCGGGCATCCTCGACCAAGCTAAAGGGGATGAACCTGCTGAAGACCTACAACCGGCTGCTGCACCGACTGCGCCCGAACAGCCTGAAGACAAGCCGCCGAAACATCGCGGAACATTATGACCTGGGGAATGACTTTTACTCGCTGTGGCTGGACCGAACGATGACGTATTCGGCGGCCCGGTTTGAGCATGAAGGACAGCCGCTGGAGGAGGCCCAGTACAGCAAGTATGAGGCGCTGTGCCAGAAGCTGGAGCTGAAGCCCACGGATCATGTGCTGGAGATCGGCTGCGGGTGGGGCGGCTTTTGTACGCATGCAGCCCGTGAACATGGCTGCCGGGTGACGGCGGTGACGATCTCGCAGGAGCAACACAAGTATGCGACGGAAAGGGTGAAGCGGGAGGGGCTGGACCATCTCATCGAGATCCGCCTGCAGGATTACCGGCTGGTGACGGGCCAGTTTGACAAGATCGCCTCAATTGAAATGCTGGAGGCAGTGGGCGATGCTTATGTGGAAGGCTACTTTGCCAAGTGCCATGAAGTGCTGAAGCCGGAAGGTCTGCTGGCTTTCCAGGTGATCACGGTGCCGGACTGCCGCTACAAGAATCTGGTGCAGGGGGTGGACTGGATCCAGAAACACATCTTCCCGGGTTCTCTGCTGCTGAGCATGGCGCGGGTGAATGGGGCCATCAATAAAACGGGGGACCTATTTTTGCACGGGCTAGAGGATCTGGGGGCCGGGTATGCCAAGACGCTGCGGCTGTGGTTTGAACGATTCAATGCGCGGCTGGATGAGGTGAAGGCGCTGGGCTTTGACGAGACCTTTGTGAGGAAGTGGAATTTCTACCTGCAATACTGCGAGGCGGCCTTTGCCACACGTAACATCAGTGTGGTGCAGGCGGTGTATACCCGGCCTAACAATGGCAGCCTGCACCGGACATGGTGAGTGCTGTCCCAATCTGATCCCCCTTCCCACCCATGATCGTCTTTCTCCGTGTCTTTTTCATCGTCGTCCTGATCTCCATGCTGGCGGTCACGACCTGGGCGAGCAAGCAGGTGCCGCTGTGGAAGATCCCGTATGAGACGTGGACCCACCCGTGGTGGATCGCGACCCTGTTTGATGCGTATTGGGGGTTCCTGACGTTTTACTGCTGGGTCGTTTACAAGGAGACCTCCGTGCTAGCGCGTGCATTGTGGCTGGTGGCGATCCTGCTTCTGGGGAACATTGCGATGGCGGTGTATGCGCTGATCCAGCTTTTCCGGGTGCCTGCAAACGGGTCCATCGAAACGGTGCTGCTGAGGAGGAAACGGGCATGACGGAAGCCCGGCCCTCCTTTTGGCGGCGACGGGTGGTGAACCCGATCGTGCAGCAACTGACGCAAGGCACGAGCCCCGGCAAGATCGCCCAGGCCATCGGCTGGGGAGTGGTCGTGGGGGTGTTTCCCATCATTGGATCGAACACCCTGCTGGCCTTGCTGGTGGGCATCCCGCTGAAGCTGAACCAACCGGTGCTGCATGTATTCAAAACTCTGGCCTATCCCCTGCAGTGGGCGATGCTGCTGGGATTTTACCGGGCTGGGGAGTGGCTGTTCCATGCGCCGCATGTGAGCATTCACATCCCGACGATGATGGAACGTTTCTTCGCGGAGCCCGGGCCGTTTTTCCGCGATTACGGGATGACGGCGCTGTATGGCATCGCGGTGTGGTGCCTGGTGGCCCCGGCGATCCTGGCGGCGATCTATTTAACCACGAAACCGCTGATCGAGCGGCTGGACAAACTCAGGCAGTCGCGCAGCCAAGCGGCGACGGCCACCACCTGAACCTGCCATGTTGATCGCCGCCCTGATTCTCCTGATGCTCTTTGTGCTGACCTGGGCACTGAGCGTAAAACTGAACAACTACTCCTTTGTGGATGTCACCTGGGCGCTGGCCTTTGCGCCTGTGGCGGCCTGGTATGCGGTGAGCGGTGAGGGCTGGATGCCGCGCCGGGCGGCCATTGCCGTGCTGGTGGGAGCGTGGAGCCTGCGGCTGGGCATTCACCTGTGGCGACGGGTGGCCAGCCATCATCCGAAGGAGGATGTACGCTATGCGGTGCTGAGGGAAAAGTGGAAAGCAAATCCACCGAAAGCTTTCTTTTGGTTCTTCCTCGCGCAGGCGGTGCTCGTTTGGCTGCTGATGCTGCCCGTGCACCTGATCTGCCAGCAGGCCATGGAGCCCTTTCATATACTGGAGTATGTGGGGCTGGGGATCTGGTTTGTGGCCCTGATCGGCGAAGGGATCTCCGATGCACAACTGGCGCATTTCAAGAGAACCCAAACAGACTCGAAAGGCATCTGCGAGGTGGGTCTGTGGCATTACAGCCGGCATCCGAACTATTTTTTTCAATCGCTGCTGTGGTGGGGGCTGTTTCTCATGGCGCTGCCTGCCGCGTGGGGCTGGACGGCGATCGTGGCCCCGCTGGCGATGCTACACTTTTTGTTAAACGTCACGGGCATCCCGCTGACGGAGAAGCTGTCGGTGGAGAAGCGCGGTGATGCGTACCGTGACTATCAGCGGCGCACCTCCGCCTTTGTGCCCTGGTTTCCGAAGAAGTGAATCCAGATGCCCCCTGACAAACGCATTTCCGATACCCCCTCCAAGTCATGCTGAACCTCAACGACCTCCTGGCCAAAGACATCCTGCCCGATGCGGCTATCCGATTTGGCATCCGCCAACGGCTGGCCAACACGCTGCGCAAGCAGAAGCAGCCCACGATTGAAGCGCAGAAGGCCGCACTGCTGAAGCACATCGAAGGCCTGAAGAAGAGCCCGGTGGCCATCGCCACGGATGAGGCCAATGAGCAGCACTACGAGGTGCCGACGCGGTTTTACCAGCTCTGCCTAGGCAAGCACCTGAAGTACAGCAGCGGCTACTGGCCGGAGCCTAGCACGACCTTTGACGAGTCCGAGGCGATCATGCTGAAGATGACCTGCGAGCGGGCCGAACTGAAGGACGGACAGCGCATCCTGGAACTGGGCTGCGGGTGGGGTTCGCTCTCGCTGTGGATGGCGGAACACTACCCGAAGGCGCAGATCACGAGCGTGTCCAACTCACGCACGCAGAAGGAATTCATCGATGCTGAGGCGAGAAAGCGAGGGCTGGACAACCTGACCATCATCACGGCGAACATGATCCATTTTGAAGGCGTGGGCGAGGGTGTCTTTGACCGCTGCGTCTCGGTGGAAATGTTCGAGCACATGAAGAACTACCAGGAACTGCTGCGGCGGGTTTCGACCTGGCTGAAACCGGGCGGCAAGCTTTTTGTTCACATCTTCACCCATCGCGAATACGCGTATCACTATGAGGTGACGAGCGATGAGGACTGGATGGCGAAATACTTTTTCACGGGTGGCCAGATGCCGTCGGACGACCTGCTGCTGTACTTTCAGGATGATCTCAAAATCGAGGATCACTGGTGTGTGAGCGGCATGCACTACAGCAAGACTTCAGAAGCTTGGCTATCCAAGATGGACGCGAACAAGGCGGAGATCATGCCGCTTTTTGCAGACACCTACGGCAAGGACCAAGCGGTGAAATGGTGGGCCTACTGGCGCATCTTTTACATGGCCTGCGCGGAGCTGTGGGGATACCGCGACGGCGAGGAGTGGATTGTCTCCCATTATCGGTTCATCAAACCCAACTAACCCACTTTATGAAACGCCCCCTCATTCTGAGTCTTGCTGTTTTGATGCTGGCCGTGCACGGACAGGCGAACGACCTCATCCGCCAAGGCGACCTCTATGACCAGGAGTTCAAGCCGGACGAGGCGTTGAAATATTACCTGCCTGCGGAAAAGCAAAACCCAAACGATGCGGCGCTGCTGGTGAAAATCGCCCGGCAGCATGTCTTCCGCATGGACGGGCTGAAGACGAATGCCGAAAAGTTGGCGGAGGCCCAGACGGCGCTGGCCTATGCAGAACGGGCGGTGCTGGCCGACCCCAGGAGTAGTGATGCGCACCTTTCCATCGCCATCGTGCATGGCAAGATGACGCCGCTGCTGGGGAACCGGGGAAAGATAGAGGCCTCCAAGAAGATCAAAGAATCTGCGGAGAAAGCGGCGAAACTGAACCCGAAGGATGACTACGCCTGGCATCTGCTGGGGCGCTGGCATCAGGCCCTGGCGGGCATGGGCAGCCTGACACGGGGCATTGCCCAACTGGTGTATGGGGAGCTGCCTGCGGCGACGAACGAGGAGGCGGTGACGTATTTCAAAAAGGCCATCGCCCTGAAGCCGGACCGTCTTTTGCACCACATTGAGTTAGGCCGTACGTATGCCCAGATGGGCAAGACGGAGGAGGCCAAGGCGGCCATCAACAAAGGCCTGGCCATGCCGAACCGGGAGAAGGATGATCCTGAAACCAAGCGCCGCGGACGGGCGACGCTGGCGGGGCTATGACAGGAGCTTTCCCAGAAGCAAGCGGCCAACCAAGATTAGGGTGAGGATAACTAGAAAGCCGAAGCTGATGGCCATGAGGTCTCCGAGAGTGGCCTTGCGCCGGGCTAGCCCCATGATAAGGAGCATGGCCCACCAGGCCGCCATGGACAGGATGACACACTGAGTAAAGTAGCCACCATTCAGCATGACTAAGCTGAGGAGAAGAAGGAAGAGCTGGAAACCGAGGCCTACAACGACGGCCTTAAGCAGGTCTTTTCGAGAAGTGGAATGAGGCAGCGGAGGCGTGGCAGCGGGCATCCAAATGAGACCTGGGGTGGAAGCCGATCTGTCAAAATGAGTCCGCGCAGGCACAAAAAAGGCAGAGGGGATACCTCTGCCTTTTCTCCGAGCGAACCGATTTTAGGGCTGCTTGAAGAGGTAGTGTTCCAGGCTGTCCACCAGGGCCTGCCAGGAGGCGTCAATGACGTTCGTGGAGACACCGACGGTGCCCCAGGTGCGGGTGCCGTCACTGCTGACGACGAGGACGCGGGTCTTGGCGGCGGTGCCGCTGCCGCTATCGATGATGCGGACCTTGTAGTCCTCCAAACGCACCTGAGCGATGGCGGGGAAGTGCGGCAGCAGGGCCTTGCGCAGGGCTTTGTCCAGCGCGTTCACGGGGCCGTCGCCTTCATCCACGGTGTATTCGTCGTTGCCGTTCACGTGGATCTTCACCGTGGCCTCGGTGGTCTCGGTGGAGGAACCGGAATGGTAACGATGGGTGGTGTGATACTCGATGAGATCAAAGCAGCGGGTCTGCTGGCCGAGCTGCTTGCGGATGAGGAGTTCAAAGCTGGCTTCAGCGGCTTCGAATTCGAAACCTTCGCTCTCCATGTGCTTGACTGTGGCGAGGATCTTCTGAACCTCGGGGCTGCCTTTGGTGAGGGCGACGCCCATGGCCTCGGCCTTCATGAGGACGTTCGACTGGCCGGACATGTCGGAGATGGTGATGACGCGCTCATTGCCGACGAGGGAGGGATCCACGTGCTCGTAGGTGCGGGCCAGCTTTTGCACGGCATGGACATGAAGGCCGCCTTTGTGCGTGAAGGCGGCGAGGCCGACGTATGGGGCGCGGATGTCGTGGGGGACGTTGGCCAGCTCATCCACAAAGAAGGCGAGGTCGCGGAGGCGGGTGAGGTCCAGCCCGAGGTCAAAGCCCATTTTCAACTGAAGGTTAGGCATGACGGTGATGAGGTTGCAGTTCCCCACACGTTCGCCGTAACCATTGATGGTGCCCTGGACCTGATTGGCCCCGGCACGGACTGCGGCGAGCGCATTGGCGACACCGACGCCGCCGTCATTGTGCGTATGGATGCCCACGGGACCGCCGAGATGGGCGATGACCTTGCGTGTGACTTCCTCCACCCACTCCGGCAGGGCGCCGCCATTGGTCTCACAAAGCACAACGAGGTCTGCGCCGGCATCCTTGGCGGCCTTGACGGTCTTCAAGGAGTATTCGGGATCTTCACGGAAGCTGTCGAAGAAGTGTTCGGCATCGTAGAGCACCTCACGGCCATGCTTTTTCAAGTAGGCGACGGTGTCTGCGATCATGGCGAGGTTTTCTTCCAGGCTGACCTGGAAGACTTCGGTGACGTGGAGGGGCCAGGTCTTGCCGACGATGGTGACGGCAGGGGTCTGGGCATCGAGCAGCATCTGGACCTGGGCGTCGTCCTCGACCTTCACCTTGCCTCGGCGGGTCATTCCAAAGGCAGTGATCTTGGCGTTTTTCCAGGTGCGCTTGGCGGCCTCCTGGAAGAAGGCGGCGTCCTTGGGATTGGAGCCGGGCCAGCCGCCCTCAATGTAGTGGACGCCGAAGTCATCGAGCTTTTCAGCGACGCGGATTTTATCGAGGGTGCTGAAGGAAATGCCGGTGCCCTGGGTGCCGTCGCGCAGGGTGGTATCGTAAATGGTCACTGGAACTGACATGGAAGGAGAGAGGGAGGTCAAAAAGAGGGTCTAAACAATGGGAAGCGATGGCAGGACATGGGAGTGAAGCGGAGGGCACAATCCCGATGAACGCGGGGGACACTTTTGCCGCTGGAGGCACCCCTTGGGTGCGGCGACAACAGGCCGTGACGGACTCCTGCGGCTGCGTTACGCGCAGAGGAGCCCGCTGATAATTCGAATCGCAAAGATGGCTGGTTGGGTGGCCATGAGGGTCGGCAAATTAACGCGGCGTGCCGGGTAGGCAAGCAGAGGTTTGAGGAAATGGGTGGTTAGGCAGCCTTTTGCCGAGGGGCCCGTTTATGAAACAGCATGACAAGCAGGCCCAAGACCAGTGGCAGACACGGTATCCACAGGGCTTCCCAAAGCGGCCCCTGAGGGGTGGGATCGTTAGCAGCCGCAAAATCAAGATGGTAAATATGCGCGATAAAGAGGACCGGATACCACCCCGAAACAAAAGCTGCCAAGCCCAGCCAAGTGGAAATCCACCTTTGAGACTTCAAGAACAAACGGATCAAGACAGCCAGCAATGCCGAGCCTGAAGCGAAACCAAAACAGATGAAATAAAGGGTAAAAAGCCCTTCAGGCATTTCGTCCAATGGACTGGCTGTGGCTAGCATCATCTTTGTTCCAGAATAAGAGAGGGTAAAAGAAAACCGCCATGTCCTAAAGGACGATGGCGGTTCTGCAAAGGGGCGGTCAGATCAATCCCGGCGGGCCAGTTTGGACAGCAGGCGGAGGATTTCCACGTAGAGCCAGACGAGGGTGACCAGGAGGCCGAAGGCGGCATACCACTCCATGTATTTCGGGGCACCGTGGGCGCAGCCGTTTTCGATGAAGTCGAAGTCCAGGACGAGGTTCAGCGCGGCGATGATAACCACAGCGATGCTGAAGCCGATGCCGATCATGCCGCTGCCATGAATGTAGGGGATCTGGATGCCGAACATGCCCAGCACGATGGTGACGAGGTAAACGAGGGCGATGCCGCCGGTGGCAGCGAAGATGCCGAGCTTGAAGTTTTCCGTGGCACGGATGAGACGCATGGAATAGGCGGCCAGCAGGGCGAGGAGGACGCCGCCGGTGAGCAGGATGGCCTGAAGGGCGATGCCGTGGAACTGCATCTCATAACGGGCGGAGAGACCGCCGAGGAAGAGGCCTTCGGCAAGGGCGTAAAGGCTGCCGGTGACGGGGGACCAGACGGGCTTGAAGCTGGTGATGAGGGCCAGGATAAAACCGGCGATAGCCCCACCAATGACCCAGGTCATGGCGGCGGCGGGATCGGTCATGGCCATGTTCCAGGTATAAATGGCCGTGGCGAAGGTGAGGAAGAGGAGGAAAGCCGTCTTGTTCACCGTGCCCTGGAGGGTCATCTGGCCGTGACCGGCGTGGGCGGGTGACTGGAAGGTGGATTCGTTGAGCAGTGGGTTCGACGTGCGCATGGC is a window of Prosthecobacter algae DNA encoding:
- a CDS encoding DUF1365 domain-containing protein gives rise to the protein MTAKSAIYECEVMHHRLSPKEHRFSYNLFYLWLDLDELDALSDGLRLFKRNRWALFSFFDADHIVKGQAGARENVLQVAREAGVDTSAIAKVRLLTFPRVLGYIFNPVCFYYCFDADEQPVCAVAEVTNTYHEQKPYVMTQQEGDRFRLITPKHFYVSPFFGLELNFDFKLRLPTERLEIHVDDRDGDERVMLTSLTGKRRDLSDAALLACAFKYPLLTLRVIFLIHWHAFRLWLKGLRVHRKADQAELQRGVYRPHRSISPIKP
- a CDS encoding cyclopropane-fatty-acyl-phospholipid synthase family protein is translated as MNSTTLSLEEDEVVSPARTTWQGAGFYERLVMSTLKQFPAGALTMTLPDGREHRLGQRDASQVLEMKIHNLEFFRHCALYGNIGFGESYVHGDWDAEDVAGVIAWFIQNIHQTQGSRASSTKLKGMNLLKTYNRLLHRLRPNSLKTSRRNIAEHYDLGNDFYSLWLDRTMTYSAARFEHEGQPLEEAQYSKYEALCQKLELKPTDHVLEIGCGWGGFCTHAAREHGCRVTAVTISQEQHKYATERVKREGLDHLIEIRLQDYRLVTGQFDKIASIEMLEAVGDAYVEGYFAKCHEVLKPEGLLAFQVITVPDCRYKNLVQGVDWIQKHIFPGSLLLSMARVNGAINKTGDLFLHGLEDLGAGYAKTLRLWFERFNARLDEVKALGFDETFVRKWNFYLQYCEAAFATRNISVVQAVYTRPNNGSLHRTW
- a CDS encoding DUF1475 family protein, which gives rise to MIVFLRVFFIVVLISMLAVTTWASKQVPLWKIPYETWTHPWWIATLFDAYWGFLTFYCWVVYKETSVLARALWLVAILLLGNIAMAVYALIQLFRVPANGSIETVLLRRKRA
- a CDS encoding DUF2062 domain-containing protein, with translation MTEARPSFWRRRVVNPIVQQLTQGTSPGKIAQAIGWGVVVGVFPIIGSNTLLALLVGIPLKLNQPVLHVFKTLAYPLQWAMLLGFYRAGEWLFHAPHVSIHIPTMMERFFAEPGPFFRDYGMTALYGIAVWCLVAPAILAAIYLTTKPLIERLDKLRQSRSQAATATT
- a CDS encoding PVC-type heme-binding CxxCH protein — translated: MKPFLLLTLGFSGFALAVPPPANGIKSRTTHAEAYGPTQNAVQVDPAKDLPRYPAVEPKDARTTWQVKKGFDLELATHEPLVRDPIAVCFDERGRMFVCEMIDYSEMRDVTPHLGRVSMLEDKDGDGFFETSHVFADNLPWPTGLIWANGGLYVGATPDIWRFEDKDGDGKAEVREKAFSGFGTGLKILNVQGLMNSFQWGQDNRVHILAGGGNRGIVTCLKRPDLPGIEIGGKDFWFDPLTHEFGLEGGGAQYGMSFDNYGRKFGCSNSDHLQYWVYDGRYASRNPLYSMPAARKSIAVDGGAAEVFRLSPDEPWRIIRTRWRIAGVVKGSVEGGGRVSGYFTGATGTTIYRGDAYGPDFVNNSFSGDAGGQLIHRKQIRYADNGIDLLGERPADEHGYEFAASKDTWVRVVNFANAPDGHLYICDMYREVIEHPWSVPDEIKKHLDLNSGNDRGRIWRITKSGETKAAPYRTRPALDKASLEELVAALAHPNGWHRDTAARLLYERQDKAAVALLEKDLAELKEPLAVIHRLNALQGLKSLRPDTLMIALNNDDAHVREHAIFLAEPLLQAASSPEALWQKLLTLTADPSARVRFQLALTLGQVSHSGQAQALASIAPREDWLRHALLSAPPEQAFAVYQTRSSGKTETDEALSLGLIETIAARNNTKEVTALIQSLGASPSPKAIRALAEGLRRSGTTLEAVDKEKKLTPAFAAATETVANLKASDKDRLAAMELVALSRPASAIPSLQVCLAAGQSEALQAAAIRYLATFSQPEVTQALITSWPHLASQARTAALAALVSRDDRATALLTALGKTEGAPTAADLSASQVQDLAKHKNGKVAALARTALATVIPPSREEVVKKFQAALSLKGDATAGGAVFMSRCLACHVANGQGIEVGPNVTTVKTRGKDGLLTAIVEPHKEVASQYIAYTVNTKDGQTLSGIIAKDDASSMTLKMMGGAEITVQRSNILGSSSSGQSLMPEGLEQGMTEQDMADLISFIEAVE
- a CDS encoding NAD(P)/FAD-dependent oxidoreductase: MSLPRLAIIGTGISGLGCAHFLHKLYDLTMYEAADYIGGHTNTVTVTEDGQELPIDTGFMVFNHQTYPLLCRLFKELGVETKRTDMSFSLRHVPTGYEYNGKNLDTIFGQRSNLLSPRFWKFLLKIKRFNEETVAAMNDPQFEHMTLREYAKARNYGQDFLDLYVIPMGSAVWSTPPELMMEFPARTLMHFWFNHGFLGMETRHPWWTVVDGSRQYVRKLVPPFWDRIRLNTPVEKIERQGGKVIIHAKGHAPETYDKVILATHAPTSLRMLAEPTALEQELLPHFKYQANMATLHTDDRFLPTTRKCWAAWNYHIEFDKSGAIQPSTHYWMNLLQGVSEKTNYFVSINGEDAIDPAKVIRRIAYEHPLFDVKATAAQKRLPELNRISRDQTTYYCGAWFRYGFHEDGFMSAVNLCRDLLGEEPW